A genomic window from Candidatus Zixiibacteriota bacterium includes:
- the accB gene encoding acetyl-CoA carboxylase biotin carboxyl carrier protein has protein sequence MRTSKIKSLIKIVEESNIDELEVSHWGSRVLIRKKVRQIGDNNGHNPQVKAAIPDKLIEITPGQAAEIKPEPAPVKAENRLEIKTPMVGTFYRAPSPDAKPYVQVGDRITRGQIICIIEAMKIMNEIESEYDGIVVEVLAQNAQPVQFGQPLLAIEPA, from the coding sequence ATGAGAACTTCTAAAATAAAGTCGTTGATTAAAATAGTCGAAGAATCAAATATCGACGAACTCGAGGTTTCCCACTGGGGAAGCAGGGTTCTGATTCGCAAAAAAGTTCGCCAAATCGGAGATAATAACGGTCATAATCCTCAAGTCAAAGCGGCTATTCCCGATAAATTAATTGAGATAACACCCGGCCAAGCGGCGGAGATAAAACCAGAACCTGCGCCTGTAAAAGCGGAAAATCGCTTAGAGATAAAAACACCGATGGTTGGCACTTTTTACAGAGCGCCTTCGCCAGATGCTAAACCGTACGTTCAGGTTGGCGATAGGATAACTCGCGGTCAGATTATATGCATTATAGAGGCTATGAAAATAATGAACGAGATCGAGTCGGAATACGACGGCATAGTTGTCGAAGTATTGGCTCAGAATGCTCAACCGGTACAATTCGGACAGCCTCTATTAGCAATAGAACCGGCCTGA
- a CDS encoding T9SS type A sorting domain-containing protein — MPRLIKIFVFIVILTSLLFGQQSFTTGDLIIAPKDTGNWPPLVLERPDLLCTFDSDNFKIHYDTTGDYVIYHPHEDIDPADDVPDYINRIAEFLELSRYTYIELLGYDVPPPDEGFGGDDSYDIYVTNVAGLTVPEFQSDYYPDREAYASYIFIGRDLRCVHFPNDPIPMLKAVCSHEYFHAIQMAYRANTCDEEPWWYELSACWANEIVFDDLNIIYYYLEKYYNKIDYSIYMTGGAHMYGAWVFAEYLRQNYGPDIINKIFLKLIHLDYSIYAIESALLEEEVDFDREFAVFGCWNYFTNNNYRPGFFEESEQFPATVPVSASHSSYPTGWIDTPKAVENMGLAYICFESVGIFKKDLILEFLSDYNYPEEIAVAAVYLDRPVEIYTRSLSFNEQISMRINNFDECDKVILTITWPYQYSTESDSANYEYNAYLEDTQTNILTGNLLEPEKFILYDSYPNPFNSACDISFYWNSNSNDYKFDIYNINGRLVDRFDGVAVNGMNRITWKPMADIAAGAYYYNLIINNQQAKAKMVYLK, encoded by the coding sequence ATGCCGAGACTCATTAAAATATTTGTGTTCATCGTTATCCTGACGAGCTTGCTGTTTGGCCAGCAATCTTTCACTACAGGTGATTTGATTATTGCCCCCAAAGATACGGGAAACTGGCCGCCATTGGTTTTGGAACGCCCCGACCTGCTCTGCACTTTCGATAGCGATAATTTTAAAATCCATTATGATACTACCGGCGATTATGTTATTTATCATCCTCATGAGGATATAGACCCTGCCGACGATGTGCCCGATTATATAAATAGAATAGCTGAATTTCTTGAGTTAAGCCGTTATACTTACATCGAACTTTTGGGGTATGACGTACCTCCGCCGGATGAAGGTTTTGGCGGCGATGATAGCTATGATATTTATGTTACAAATGTTGCCGGCTTAACTGTGCCGGAATTTCAATCAGATTATTATCCCGACCGTGAAGCGTACGCGTCTTATATATTCATAGGCAGAGATTTGCGCTGCGTACATTTCCCCAATGACCCGATTCCGATGCTTAAGGCTGTCTGTTCTCATGAATATTTCCACGCTATTCAGATGGCATACAGGGCTAATACTTGCGATGAAGAACCATGGTGGTATGAACTTTCGGCTTGTTGGGCGAATGAGATTGTTTTTGATGACCTTAACATTATATACTACTATCTTGAGAAATATTACAATAAGATTGATTATTCGATTTACATGACTGGCGGCGCGCATATGTATGGAGCTTGGGTTTTTGCTGAATACCTGCGCCAGAATTATGGTCCTGATATAATTAATAAAATATTTTTAAAACTTATCCATTTAGACTACTCTATATATGCTATTGAATCGGCATTATTAGAAGAAGAGGTTGATTTCGATAGGGAATTTGCAGTTTTTGGATGTTGGAATTATTTCACTAATAACAATTATAGACCGGGTTTTTTCGAGGAGAGCGAGCAATTTCCGGCAACTGTACCGGTATCCGCAAGTCATAGTTCCTATCCAACCGGCTGGATTGATACTCCGAAAGCTGTCGAAAATATGGGGCTTGCCTATATATGTTTCGAAAGTGTTGGCATATTTAAAAAAGACCTCATTCTGGAGTTCTTATCAGATTACAACTATCCTGAGGAGATTGCTGTGGCTGCAGTATATCTCGATAGGCCGGTTGAAATCTATACGCGAAGCCTTAGTTTTAATGAACAAATATCGATGCGGATTAATAACTTTGATGAGTGTGATAAAGTAATATTAACAATAACCTGGCCATATCAATATTCTACAGAGTCAGATTCCGCCAATTATGAGTATAATGCCTACTTGGAAGACACTCAGACAAACATACTTACAGGAAATTTATTAGAACCCGAAAAGTTTATCTTATATGACAGTTATCCTAATCCGTTTAATTCGGCATGTGATATAAGTTTTTACTGGAATTCAAACTCGAATGATTATAAGTTTGACATATATAATATAAACGGCCGATTAGTTGATAGGTTTGATGGTGTTGCCGTGAACGGTATGAATAGAATAACCTGGAAACCCATGGCCGATATTGCCGCTGGAGCTTATTATTATAATCTAATAATCAATAATCAGCAGGCAAAAGCAAAAATGGTATATTTAAAGTAA
- a CDS encoding aminopeptidase P family protein, translating into MNNNRIIQANALVKKNKLDAMIVSKLSNIRYLSGYSGSNGLLILAPPKSYFLTDFRYTVQARKEVKNSQIIIAERELVSELVKLPCFCKKAKVGFETAIMTVKALKKMKELLIKSTFIPTENLVESISIVKDTSEINKIKRAVKISDTAFSQILDRVKPGVKERDLALELSYSMIKMGADGPSFDFIVASGQRSSMPHGKASDKKLKKGDLITFDFGCFYNGYASDMTRTVVLGKATDKQKKIYNIVLKAQTAAIDATRAGMDAKELDKVARDIINKEGYGDYFGHGLGHGLSLEVHSGPVVSPRSQDTLKVGNVITIEPGIYLPNWGGVRIEDDILITQNGCRVLTKSPRELIEL; encoded by the coding sequence ATGAATAACAATAGAATTATACAAGCAAACGCTTTGGTAAAGAAAAATAAGCTTGATGCCATGATTGTCAGTAAGCTGTCTAATATCAGGTATTTAAGCGGATATTCAGGTTCTAATGGGTTATTAATCTTGGCGCCGCCTAAATCATATTTTTTAACGGACTTCAGATATACCGTCCAAGCGCGCAAAGAGGTTAAGAACTCTCAGATAATAATAGCCGAACGAGAACTAGTTAGCGAGTTGGTTAAACTGCCCTGTTTCTGTAAAAAAGCCAAAGTTGGTTTTGAAACCGCAATTATGACAGTTAAAGCACTCAAAAAAATGAAAGAACTGTTAATAAAAAGCACATTTATACCGACCGAAAATCTCGTAGAATCTATTTCCATTGTTAAAGACACTTCTGAAATTAATAAAATTAAACGGGCTGTTAAAATATCAGACACAGCTTTCAGCCAAATATTGGACAGGGTAAAGCCGGGAGTCAAAGAACGCGACTTAGCGCTGGAGCTATCTTACAGCATGATAAAAATGGGCGCTGATGGTCCTTCTTTTGATTTTATTGTCGCTTCGGGTCAAAGGTCAAGCATGCCTCATGGCAAAGCCTCGGATAAAAAACTGAAAAAAGGCGACTTGATTACGTTTGATTTTGGCTGCTTCTATAATGGTTATGCCTCGGATATGACCCGCACCGTTGTTTTGGGAAAAGCAACTGATAAACAGAAGAAAATTTATAACATTGTCTTAAAAGCCCAGACGGCAGCAATTGATGCGACTCGAGCGGGAATGGATGCAAAAGAGCTTGATAAAGTTGCCCGTGATATAATAAATAAAGAAGGATACGGCGATTATTTCGGTCACGGTTTAGGACACGGCCTTAGCCTTGAGGTTCACAGCGGGCCGGTTGTGAGTCCCCGCAGTCAGGATACTCTGAAAGTCGGCAATGTTATTACTATTGAGCCGGGAATTTATTTACCGAATTGGGGCGGTGTTAGAATTGAAGATGATATTTTGATAACGCAAAATGGCTGTAGAGTTCTAACAAAATCGCCGAGGGAATTAATTGAGCTTTAA
- a CDS encoding segregation/condensation protein A translates to MTGNNRSSINLVNISEDLRGYGTQPFEGPLDLLLYLIKQDEVDIYDIPIAEITKQYLTFLEAMKELNLEVAGEFILMAAMLIRLKTQMLLPEVGGDETEIDDPRNELIEALLEYKKYKQAAEELGERGKEWSKRFKRHDFPEVVEPEVCYVLRKIDMTSLMIAFADVMERAKKETVHQVAADEVYIEDRIRHITEMLSDSDKLEFYKLFEDDPRRIVIVVTFAALLELVRLNQISLRQSSTFGKIWVYPINLQVEEAIRLYAETH, encoded by the coding sequence TTGACTGGCAATAATCGCAGCAGTATTAACTTAGTTAATATTTCCGAAGACCTTCGCGGCTACGGCACTCAACCGTTCGAGGGCCCGCTTGATTTGCTGCTATACCTTATTAAACAGGATGAGGTCGATATTTATGATATACCTATCGCCGAAATAACCAAACAATATCTGACTTTTCTCGAAGCGATGAAAGAACTGAACTTAGAAGTAGCCGGCGAGTTTATCCTTATGGCGGCTATGCTGATAAGGCTGAAAACGCAGATGCTTCTTCCCGAAGTTGGGGGAGACGAAACTGAGATTGATGACCCGCGCAATGAACTGATTGAAGCGCTGCTCGAGTATAAAAAATATAAGCAAGCCGCAGAGGAGCTTGGCGAAAGAGGTAAGGAATGGTCCAAGAGATTCAAGCGGCATGACTTTCCTGAGGTTGTCGAGCCGGAAGTATGTTATGTTTTACGCAAGATAGATATGACATCATTGATGATTGCTTTTGCCGATGTTATGGAACGAGCAAAAAAGGAAACAGTTCACCAGGTAGCGGCGGATGAGGTTTATATCGAGGATAGAATCAGGCACATTACAGAAATGCTGTCAGATAGCGACAAATTGGAGTTTTATAAGCTTTTTGAGGATGACCCGCGCCGAATAGTAATAGTCGTTACTTTTGCAGCATTACTTGAATTGGTGAGGTTAAATCAGATTAGTTTAAGGCAATCGTCGACATTTGGCAAAATATGGGTTTATCCTATAAACCTGCAAGTTGAGGAAGCTATCAGATTATATGCCGAGACTCATTAA
- a CDS encoding class I SAM-dependent methyltransferase, producing the protein MRHRNKYNVNLINNPYKKNPALLQQKNVLEAQWYDKEADEYFSQLDAGGKLMQMDQEYEEWFAEFYDKPSDKFIFDKNYNYFSKFPKRKPLRLLELGAGNGALSRFFMRRGVEVVSIDVSLRCLEFIAMSDTNSCPIKSCSEILPFRDDCFDVVTALVALHHFNLRLSLAEMYRVLKKGGVGIFIEPMCNSGLYYKLRQLIPVPDTESPGGGGLNKQELVMEIENSGFKYSLAEFELITRMERIPFLFKFQNHLKKLDNLLLSHLSFLRKFARVIVIEVRKE; encoded by the coding sequence ATGCGCCACCGTAATAAATACAATGTTAATCTTATAAATAACCCTTACAAGAAAAACCCTGCCTTATTACAACAAAAAAATGTTCTTGAAGCGCAGTGGTATGATAAAGAAGCGGACGAATACTTTAGCCAGCTTGACGCTGGCGGCAAACTTATGCAGATGGATCAGGAGTATGAAGAATGGTTCGCAGAATTTTATGATAAGCCGTCAGATAAATTTATTTTTGATAAAAATTATAATTATTTCAGCAAGTTTCCGAAACGCAAGCCATTAAGGCTCTTAGAGCTTGGCGCTGGTAATGGCGCCTTAAGCCGGTTTTTCATGCGACGCGGAGTCGAGGTGGTTTCCATTGATGTTTCCTTAAGATGTTTAGAATTTATAGCTATGTCTGATACCAATAGCTGTCCTATCAAAAGCTGTTCTGAGATTTTGCCTTTCAGGGATGATTGCTTTGATGTTGTAACTGCATTAGTGGCCTTGCATCATTTTAATCTCAGGTTAAGCTTGGCAGAAATGTATCGCGTTTTAAAAAAGGGAGGGGTTGGAATATTTATCGAGCCGATGTGCAACTCAGGATTGTATTATAAACTTCGACAGCTTATCCCTGTTCCTGATACGGAATCACCGGGCGGAGGAGGGCTTAACAAGCAGGAACTTGTTATGGAAATCGAGAACTCTGGTTTTAAATATTCTCTTGCGGAATTTGAACTAATAACCAGAATGGAACGTATTCCGTTTTTATTCAAATTTCAAAATCATCTGAAGAAATTGGATAACCTTTTATTATCTCATCTTTCTTTTCTCCGAAAGTTTGCTAGGGTTATTGTTATTGAGGTCAGAAAAGAGTAG
- the scpB gene encoding SMC-Scp complex subunit ScpB — MIFAAEEPITSAQIAKVSGLSKITVENIVIELNEEFVDTHRSFRIEQIASGFRMLTLPEYHQYINRIKAKEKTTRLSQAALEALAVIAYKQPVTRADIERIRGVDCGGVLKNLMSKELVVIDGKSPAPGSPLLYKTSEYFLEFFGLPSIEHLPPLTEIEDFTKSMPVIKMVKSGEDAQANDSDAESESMPASDEQSSTDELPDEHIEPTMKAETNADTDTDKILQEEDI, encoded by the coding sequence TTGATATTTGCCGCCGAGGAGCCGATAACATCAGCGCAAATAGCCAAAGTTTCCGGTTTATCAAAAATAACTGTTGAAAATATTGTAATTGAATTAAATGAAGAATTTGTCGATACCCACAGAAGTTTTAGAATTGAGCAGATAGCCTCAGGCTTTCGGATGTTAACTTTACCTGAGTATCATCAATATATTAATCGGATTAAAGCTAAGGAAAAAACTACCCGTCTATCCCAAGCGGCTTTAGAAGCGCTGGCGGTAATCGCCTATAAACAGCCGGTTACTCGGGCTGATATCGAAAGAATTCGTGGTGTTGATTGCGGCGGCGTGCTGAAAAATTTGATGTCGAAAGAACTCGTTGTTATTGATGGCAAATCGCCGGCGCCCGGCAGCCCGTTATTGTACAAAACCTCGGAATACTTCCTTGAATTTTTCGGCTTGCCATCTATTGAACATCTGCCGCCGCTGACAGAAATAGAGGATTTCACTAAAAGTATGCCGGTTATTAAAATGGTAAAAAGCGGGGAAGACGCTCAAGCAAATGATAGTGATGCTGAAAGTGAATCCATGCCTGCTTCTGATGAGCAATCTTCAACTGATGAACTGCCGGATGAACATATTGAGCCGACCATGAAAGCAGAAACCAACGCTGATACTGATACTGACAAGATTTTGCAGGAAGAGGATATATAG
- a CDS encoding rRNA pseudouridine synthase, whose protein sequence is MRINKYLALSGVASRRHADNLITCGRVKINGKIVKTLGVAVDEQSDIIKVDGKIVSPETGTYYLMMNKPTGCLVSTKDPHHANLVTEYLKEYKGKVFPVGRLDYDSSGLLIFTNDGDLAFRLSHPRYGVKKTYEVVCNGVIDEPALKKLQDGVMLDDGLTAPAKVKAIQRDKTSNIVHITIHEGRKRQVRRMFKKVGLTVSSLKRIAYGNLKLGNLPGGKFVKIDKKHLKILQNSVGLK, encoded by the coding sequence ATGCGAATAAATAAATACCTCGCTCTTTCCGGAGTTGCCTCACGCCGTCATGCCGACAACCTGATAACTTGCGGACGAGTAAAAATTAACGGTAAAATTGTCAAAACCTTGGGCGTAGCTGTGGATGAACAGTCTGACATAATCAAGGTCGATGGCAAGATTGTATCGCCGGAGACCGGAACCTACTATCTGATGATGAATAAACCTACGGGTTGCCTTGTCTCGACAAAAGACCCCCATCATGCAAACCTTGTAACAGAATATCTGAAAGAGTATAAAGGCAAGGTTTTTCCGGTAGGTCGTCTCGATTATGATTCATCCGGGCTGTTGATTTTTACCAATGATGGCGACCTTGCTTTTCGCCTGAGCCATCCGCGGTATGGCGTAAAGAAAACTTATGAAGTGGTTTGCAATGGCGTTATTGATGAACCTGCCCTAAAAAAGCTGCAGGATGGCGTAATGCTTGATGATGGCCTGACCGCGCCTGCAAAAGTAAAAGCAATCCAGCGGGATAAGACATCAAACATAGTACATATAACAATTCACGAGGGACGCAAACGTCAGGTACGCCGGATGTTTAAAAAAGTAGGCTTGACCGTTTCAAGCCTAAAAAGGATAGCCTATGGCAATCTTAAGCTTGGCAATCTGCCGGGGGGCAAATTTGTGAAAATCGATAAAAAACATTTGAAAATATTACAAAACTCAGTGGGCTTGAAATAA
- a CDS encoding 1-acyl-sn-glycerol-3-phosphate acyltransferase — protein MRILCRLKIQGQEYIPPEGGLIVASNHVAGADPFLLGSTIDRELWFMAKKELLKPFILGRLLTKLNAFPVDRFGFDIDVIKKSILFLKQGKALIMFPEGTRSSDGRVMEGKIGVGMLACKAETPIVPAYIENTKRAWWNFLLGKKMKISFGRIIDSEWIKSCGKSKTGYKIVTDELMKRIRELQDNAQNT, from the coding sequence ATGCGAATCTTGTGCAGACTAAAAATTCAAGGCCAAGAGTATATCCCTCCTGAAGGTGGGTTAATAGTCGCATCAAATCATGTCGCCGGCGCTGACCCCTTCCTGCTTGGCTCAACAATTGATAGAGAACTCTGGTTTATGGCCAAGAAAGAACTATTAAAACCTTTCATATTAGGTCGCTTGCTCACTAAACTTAACGCTTTTCCGGTAGATAGATTCGGTTTCGATATTGATGTTATTAAAAAATCGATATTGTTTTTAAAACAGGGTAAGGCGCTGATAATGTTTCCTGAGGGAACGCGTTCTTCCGACGGCAGGGTGATGGAGGGAAAAATCGGGGTTGGGATGCTTGCCTGCAAGGCTGAAACGCCTATAGTCCCGGCTTATATTGAGAATACAAAAAGAGCCTGGTGGAATTTCTTGCTGGGGAAAAAGATGAAAATATCATTTGGACGTATTATAGATTCCGAATGGATAAAATCGTGCGGTAAATCCAAAACCGGCTATAAAATTGTAACCGATGAATTAATGAAGCGTATCAGAGAGCTTCAAGATAACGCCCAAAACACATAG
- a CDS encoding 30S ribosomal protein S1 → MPEKKKKAAKKTAATKSKKLGGGAKSKTHKAKKLSRVAATAKKEQTSAAKTTEVKALKHTRSKAPRTKIKKLDTPVVITEEEIEEQEYSEEEYNKMLVMYESTLQDVREGEIICGKVMGVSRDDVIVDVGFKSEGLIPISEFPEPVNVSVGEDIDVFLEAIENSHGQLVLSKQKADFLRVWDNIKESHESGESVIGKIQRRIKGGLVVDLFGVESFLPGSQVALRQVPDFDALLNEELELKIIKINKSRRNIVVSRRAVLEEQRRDMRDELLKEIEPGQVRDGIVKNITDFGVFIDLGGVDGLLHITDMSWGRINHPSEIAKLGQEIKIKVLDFDKNSGRISLGLKQLTPYPWENVEEKYPVNSRVKGKVVSITDYGAFVELERGVEGLVHISEMSWTQHIKHPSKLLAPNDNIEVVVLTVDKENEKISLGLKQLEPDPWLTIDLKYPVGTSVKGKVRNLTTFGAFIEIEDGIDGLVHISDMSWTKRIQHPSEIMRKNDEIEVRILSIDKDNRRISLGLKQVNDDPWPELEMKYSVNTETLGTITRLLDRGVIVELEGNVEGFVPANMLGKRDISKPSEAFSENDQIPLRVIEFDSKNHKIILSVEAYYAVRERDDLDKFLTDHPTRTIKIQDTVAESFEDNKQPKAEKPEEPVAEPAAEPTVEQQQEESADEQSEIAADAETTKTETEQKPIAVANPEEDSLPEKDSGVNTD, encoded by the coding sequence ATGCCAGAAAAGAAGAAAAAAGCGGCTAAAAAAACCGCAGCAACAAAATCTAAAAAGTTAGGAGGTGGCGCCAAAAGTAAAACGCATAAAGCAAAAAAGCTTTCACGAGTCGCGGCAACTGCCAAAAAAGAACAAACAAGCGCAGCCAAAACAACAGAGGTAAAAGCGCTTAAGCATACTCGTTCTAAAGCACCCCGAACTAAAATTAAAAAACTTGATACTCCAGTGGTTATAACCGAGGAGGAAATCGAAGAGCAAGAGTATTCCGAGGAAGAATATAATAAAATGCTGGTTATGTATGAAAGTACCCTTCAGGATGTCAGAGAAGGGGAAATCATCTGCGGCAAAGTTATGGGTGTTAGTCGCGATGATGTTATTGTTGATGTGGGCTTTAAATCGGAAGGTTTAATCCCTATCAGTGAATTTCCCGAACCTGTAAATGTCTCGGTTGGCGAAGATATCGATGTTTTCCTTGAAGCTATCGAAAATAGCCACGGGCAGCTTGTTCTCTCCAAGCAGAAAGCAGATTTCCTTAGAGTGTGGGATAATATCAAAGAATCTCATGAATCCGGCGAATCCGTCATTGGCAAAATTCAAAGGCGGATTAAAGGCGGATTGGTTGTCGACCTGTTTGGTGTTGAATCATTTCTTCCCGGTTCGCAGGTAGCGCTTCGACAGGTGCCCGATTTCGATGCTCTCCTTAACGAAGAACTCGAATTGAAAATTATTAAAATCAATAAGAGCAGACGAAATATAGTGGTTTCCCGTCGGGCTGTCCTTGAGGAACAACGCCGAGATATGCGCGATGAGCTTTTAAAGGAAATAGAACCTGGTCAGGTTCGCGATGGAATTGTTAAAAACATCACCGATTTCGGAGTATTTATCGACCTTGGCGGTGTCGATGGCCTTTTACATATAACTGACATGTCTTGGGGAAGAATTAATCATCCCTCTGAGATTGCCAAGCTGGGACAGGAGATTAAAATCAAGGTTCTTGATTTTGATAAGAACTCCGGCAGAATCTCTTTGGGACTTAAACAGCTAACTCCATATCCCTGGGAAAATGTCGAAGAAAAATATCCGGTCAACAGCCGCGTTAAAGGCAAAGTAGTTTCGATTACCGATTACGGAGCCTTTGTCGAATTGGAACGCGGTGTTGAAGGTTTAGTACATATTTCGGAAATGTCATGGACTCAGCATATTAAGCATCCGTCAAAACTCCTTGCGCCTAATGATAATATTGAGGTTGTAGTATTAACTGTTGATAAAGAAAATGAAAAAATCTCGCTCGGCTTAAAACAACTCGAACCCGATCCCTGGCTAACTATCGACCTGAAATATCCAGTCGGTACTTCTGTTAAAGGCAAAGTTAGAAACCTGACAACTTTCGGTGCCTTTATCGAAATCGAGGATGGTATCGATGGCTTAGTGCATATTTCTGATATGTCATGGACTAAAAGAATTCAGCATCCCTCAGAAATTATGAGGAAAAATGATGAAATCGAAGTGCGAATTCTTTCTATCGATAAGGACAATAGACGGATTTCGCTCGGACTTAAGCAAGTAAATGATGATCCTTGGCCCGAACTGGAAATGAAATATTCAGTGAATACCGAAACACTTGGAACTATTACGCGCCTTTTGGATAGGGGAGTCATCGTTGAACTCGAGGGCAATGTCGAGGGATTTGTACCTGCCAATATGCTGGGTAAAAGGGATATTTCAAAACCATCCGAGGCTTTTTCTGAAAACGACCAGATTCCCTTGAGGGTTATTGAATTTGATTCTAAAAATCACAAAATCATCCTTTCGGTTGAGGCATATTATGCTGTTAGAGAAAGAGATGATCTCGATAAATTCTTAACCGATCACCCTACTCGCACTATCAAAATCCAAGACACTGTGGCTGAGAGTTTTGAAGATAATAAACAGCCGAAAGCTGAAAAACCCGAAGAACCGGTTGCAGAACCCGCAGCCGAACCAACAGTTGAACAGCAGCAGGAGGAATCAGCCGACGAACAATCTGAGATAGCAGCTGATGCCGAAACAACTAAGACGGAAACCGAGCAAAAACCAATTGCTGTTGCCAATCCTGAAGAAGACTCATTACCGGAAAAAGATTCTGGAGTCAATACTGATTAA
- a CDS encoding tetratricopeptide repeat protein encodes MNDTDSEKFNSPDIEAYQAMKLLDSNDAQGAIIKCRESINQYGPNRNCFLVKARAHIEQEEYGFAQESLESVLRLDPEHPAAWAMMGEVYFRLGKEAKVDYCRNRLESIFPALADYFEQEETGDEQVMDTEPEVIAETENTKKEITAEDDSRVVEKSESETESITANKPKVETPDRAAADAVNDTEISDDLEEKPAVISESIVPLEDFNRAAAKQNDDIIQSNNREVRSIESTDQSELKREQVNVLKAEIFETATFADICFNQGKYEKALKVYKKLLNGDPDNNKYKERIKIIESKIGK; translated from the coding sequence ATGAACGATACCGATTCTGAAAAATTTAACTCGCCGGATATTGAAGCATATCAGGCGATGAAACTGCTCGATTCGAATGACGCGCAGGGCGCTATAATAAAATGCCGCGAGTCGATAAACCAATATGGCCCCAATCGAAATTGTTTTTTGGTAAAGGCTCGAGCGCATATCGAACAGGAGGAATACGGTTTTGCTCAGGAATCCTTAGAATCGGTTCTTCGCCTCGACCCGGAACACCCGGCAGCTTGGGCTATGATGGGCGAGGTTTATTTTAGGCTTGGCAAGGAAGCGAAAGTTGATTATTGCCGTAATCGTCTCGAAAGTATCTTCCCGGCATTAGCCGATTATTTCGAACAAGAAGAAACCGGCGATGAGCAGGTTATGGATACCGAACCTGAAGTAATTGCTGAAACGGAGAATACTAAAAAAGAAATCACCGCAGAAGATGACAGCCGGGTAGTGGAAAAATCGGAGTCTGAAACCGAAAGCATAACAGCGAATAAGCCAAAGGTCGAAACGCCTGATAGAGCTGCTGCTGATGCTGTCAACGACACAGAAATATCCGACGACTTAGAGGAGAAACCGGCAGTTATATCCGAATCTATCGTTCCGCTCGAGGATTTTAATAGAGCAGCTGCGAAACAAAATGATGATATAATACAATCTAACAATAGAGAGGTCAGAAGTATCGAATCAACCGACCAATCCGAACTGAAACGGGAACAGGTAAATGTATTAAAAGCTGAAATTTTTGAAACTGCAACTTTTGCTGATATTTGTTTTAACCAGGGGAAATATGAGAAAGCATTAAAGGTTTATAAAAAACTTCTAAACGGTGATCCCGATAATAATAAATATAAAGAGAGAATAAAAATCATAGAATCAAAGATAGGAAAATAA
- a CDS encoding (d)CMP kinase yields the protein MGKVVVIDGPAGSGKSTTAIALAEKLGFIYLDTGAMYRAITVKFLELGINDFSDEDNIKEILDSTNVVLKPHKDSLQVFLDSKDVTEQIRSREVDGFVSEVSVVGLVRDYMHTQQRKFAGNFNTVAEGRDLGTFVFPDADVKIFLVADINVRAQRRLAQKNASAEKLERVRENLVKRDRIDSSREHSPLKKANDAIEVDTTDITIDQQVQKIYEICIRKIK from the coding sequence ATGGGAAAAGTAGTTGTAATTGACGGCCCGGCAGGCTCCGGAAAAAGCACTACGGCAATTGCCTTAGCCGAAAAACTCGGCTTTATCTATCTTGATACAGGAGCCATGTACCGGGCAATAACTGTCAAATTCCTTGAGCTTGGCATAAATGATTTCAGCGATGAAGACAACATCAAAGAGATTTTAGATTCAACAAATGTTGTTCTGAAACCGCATAAAGATAGCTTGCAAGTGTTCCTTGATAGTAAAGATGTTACAGAGCAAATTCGCAGCCGCGAGGTTGATGGGTTTGTGTCGGAAGTTTCGGTTGTAGGCTTGGTTCGTGATTACATGCATACCCAACAGCGAAAATTCGCTGGCAATTTCAATACTGTGGCTGAGGGGAGAGACTTGGGAACTTTCGTTTTTCCCGATGCCGACGTGAAGATATTTTTAGTTGCCGATATTAATGTTCGGGCGCAAAGACGTCTGGCGCAAAAAAACGCTTCAGCAGAGAAATTGGAACGGGTTCGCGAAAATCTTGTTAAAAGAGACCGAATCGATTCATCCCGCGAACATTCGCCTTTAAAAAAAGCCAATGATGCAATCGAAGTTGACACTACGGATATTACAATCGACCAACAGGTGCAAAAAATTTACGAGATATGCATACGAAAAATAAAGTAA